The following proteins come from a genomic window of Mariniflexile sp. TRM1-10:
- a CDS encoding MmcQ/YjbR family DNA-binding protein, with protein sequence MNIEQLHEYCIKKKGVTEDFPFDEDTLVFKVLGKVFALVGLKKWESGEKAINLKCDPDYAEELRAEYSSIQPGYHMSKKHWNTVSIKDGDLPPKFILELIDHSYDMVVKSMPKKLRDTLS encoded by the coding sequence ATGAACATAGAGCAACTTCATGAATATTGTATTAAAAAGAAAGGTGTTACTGAAGATTTTCCTTTTGATGAAGACACGCTTGTGTTTAAAGTATTGGGCAAAGTATTTGCCTTAGTCGGGTTGAAAAAATGGGAGTCTGGAGAAAAAGCCATCAACCTTAAATGTGACCCCGATTACGCCGAAGAACTTCGGGCAGAATATAGCAGCATCCAACCAGGTTACCACATGAGTAAAAAGCATTGGAATACCGTTTCTATTAAAGACGGCGACTTACCTCCTAAATTCATATTAGAACTTATCGATCATTCTTATGATATGGTTGTAAAAAGCATGCCAAAAAAACTAAGAGATACGTTATCATAA
- a CDS encoding cyclase family protein codes for MKATIKYQSNTYQIDLSKPLDISIPLKASKNNVNAWYLDEPRIEPVKNGDWVGSLKEGASVNFNNIYFNPHAHGTHTECVGHITKEFHSVNKNLKQFFFTAELISVAAEKYMKDTVISKKQMELLLKDKTPEALVIRTMPNTKEKKKRHYSNTNWTYMTEEAMVFIRDKGIKHLLIDLPSVDRERDGGILLAHKAFWDFDGKQRLDCTITEFIYVSNKIEDGSYLLNLQIAPFENDATPSKPVLYKIL; via the coding sequence ATGAAAGCAACCATAAAATATCAATCAAACACCTATCAAATAGATTTATCTAAACCGCTTGATATTTCTATTCCGCTAAAAGCTTCAAAAAACAACGTGAATGCCTGGTATTTGGATGAACCTAGAATAGAGCCTGTTAAAAATGGGGATTGGGTTGGTAGTCTAAAGGAAGGCGCATCGGTTAATTTTAATAATATTTATTTCAATCCGCATGCACATGGTACGCATACCGAATGTGTTGGGCATATTACAAAAGAATTTCATTCTGTAAACAAAAACCTAAAACAGTTTTTCTTTACTGCTGAATTAATTTCGGTAGCAGCGGAAAAATATATGAAAGATACCGTGATTTCGAAAAAACAAATGGAATTACTTCTGAAGGATAAAACACCTGAAGCTTTGGTAATTAGAACCATGCCAAATACCAAAGAAAAGAAGAAGCGTCACTATTCAAATACCAATTGGACGTACATGACCGAAGAAGCCATGGTGTTTATTCGCGACAAAGGCATTAAACACCTGCTTATAGATTTACCCAGTGTAGATAGAGAGCGGGACGGCGGAATATTGTTAGCACACAAAGCCTTTTGGGATTTTGATGGCAAGCAAAGATTAGATTGTACCATTACCGAGTTTATTTATGTTTCCAATAAAATTGAAGACGGTAGTTATCTGTTAAACCTTCAAATAGCGCCTTTTGAGAATGACGCAACACCTAGTAAACCTGTTTTGTACAAGATACTATAA
- the hemW gene encoding radical SAM family heme chaperone HemW translates to MSSSMGSSLLERFGGELGIYIHIPFCKQACHYCDFHFSTSLKKKSELVNALVKELQLRKDEFKNTTVETIYFGGGTPSLLTIDELRLLIDEVYKNYSVAENPEITLEANPDDLVSIRAQSKTIFEEYKSVGINRLSIGIQSFFEADLKLMNRAHNAEEAKNCLQEATKYFKNISIDLIYGIPGLTNENWIKNIETVLSFDIPHISSYALTVEPKTALDTFIKKGLVKNVDDDLAQQQFHILIEKLEASGFVHYELSNFGKPNYFSKNNSAYWQGKPYLGIGPSAHSFNGNERGWNVQNNSKYIKAIEQSILPIEIEILSITDKYNEYVMTGLRTLWGVSLEKVERDFGENYKIYLLEQAEKHILEHLLYLDEGKLLVTKKGKFLSDGIASDLFMLNLS, encoded by the coding sequence ATGAGTTCGAGTATGGGTTCCTCCCTTTTGGAGAGGTTTGGAGGGGAATTAGGTATCTACATACATATCCCTTTTTGCAAACAAGCTTGTCACTATTGCGATTTTCATTTTTCTACCTCTCTGAAAAAGAAAAGCGAATTGGTAAACGCATTGGTTAAAGAGTTGCAATTACGAAAAGACGAATTTAAAAACACAACCGTTGAAACCATTTATTTTGGAGGCGGCACGCCATCATTATTGACGATTGACGAATTACGATTGTTGATTGATGAAGTATATAAAAATTACAGCGTAGCTGAGAATCCAGAAATTACTTTAGAAGCCAATCCAGATGATTTAGTGTCTATTCGAGCGCAGTCGAAAACTATTTTTGAAGAGTATAAAAGTGTTGGGATAAACCGTCTTTCTATCGGTATCCAATCATTCTTTGAAGCTGATTTAAAGCTTATGAATCGTGCTCACAATGCCGAAGAAGCAAAAAATTGTTTGCAAGAAGCAACAAAATATTTTAAGAATATTTCAATAGATTTAATTTACGGAATTCCAGGTTTGACTAACGAAAACTGGATAAAAAACATAGAAACTGTTTTAAGTTTTGACATCCCGCATATTTCAAGTTATGCCTTAACCGTAGAGCCTAAAACAGCTTTAGATACGTTTATTAAAAAAGGGCTTGTTAAAAATGTTGATGATGATTTAGCACAACAACAGTTTCATATATTAATTGAAAAACTGGAAGCTTCAGGTTTTGTGCATTATGAACTATCAAACTTTGGCAAACCCAATTATTTCAGTAAAAATAATTCGGCGTATTGGCAGGGAAAACCATATTTAGGCATTGGACCTTCAGCGCATTCATTTAACGGAAATGAACGGGGTTGGAATGTGCAAAACAATTCAAAATATATTAAAGCTATAGAGCAAAGCATACTTCCTATCGAAATCGAAATTCTGTCAATAACCGATAAATATAACGAGTACGTTATGACGGGTTTACGAACCCTTTGGGGTGTTTCTTTAGAAAAAGTGGAGCGAGATTTTGGTGAAAACTATAAAATTTATCTCTTGGAACAAGCAGAAAAACATATTTTAGAACATTTATTGTATCTTGATGAAGGCAAACTACTGGTCACTAAAAAAGGGAAATTTTTGAGTGATGGTATTGCCTCCGATTTATTTATGTTGAATTTAAGTTAA
- the ruvC gene encoding crossover junction endodeoxyribonuclease RuvC: MGKEKIILGIDPGTTIMGFGLIKVVGKTMTFLQLNELDLKKYDDHYLKLKLIFERTIELIDTHHPDEIAIEAPFFGKNVQSMLKLGRAQGVAMAAGLSREVPITEYSPKKIKMAITGNGNASKEQVAKMLQSLLNLKTLPKNLDATDGLAAAVCHFYNEGKVEIGKSYSGWASFVKQNESRVKIPLNPKGGIKSAKK; the protein is encoded by the coding sequence ATGGGCAAAGAAAAAATTATTTTAGGGATTGACCCTGGGACTACCATTATGGGGTTCGGACTCATTAAGGTGGTAGGTAAAACCATGACTTTTTTGCAACTTAATGAACTCGATTTAAAAAAGTATGATGACCATTACCTAAAGCTAAAACTCATTTTTGAACGTACCATAGAACTAATAGATACGCATCACCCCGACGAAATTGCCATTGAAGCACCTTTTTTTGGAAAGAATGTACAGAGTATGTTAAAGCTTGGTCGAGCACAAGGTGTGGCTATGGCTGCGGGTTTGAGTAGGGAAGTCCCAATTACCGAATATTCACCAAAAAAAATAAAGATGGCGATAACCGGTAACGGAAATGCCAGTAAAGAGCAAGTAGCAAAAATGCTTCAAAGTCTACTAAATCTTAAAACGTTACCCAAAAATCTAGATGCCACCGATGGTTTGGCGGCAGCAGTTTGCCATTTTTATAATGAAGGTAAAGTGGAAATTGGTAAAAGTTATTCGGGATGGGCAAGTTTTGTTAAGCAAAATGAAAGTCGAGTAAAAATTCCCCTAAATCCCAAAGGAGGAATAAAAAGTGCAAAGAAATGA
- a CDS encoding lysylphosphatidylglycerol synthase domain-containing protein, whose product MIYTLPYKTKQFFFVLIKISTVVAAFYFIHQKLTNNNVLEFYTFIGFLNKNGIFSLKTIIFLAVLTGFNWFFEILKWQKLVSPTKKITLKNASEQSLGALTASLLTPNRIGEYGAKAIYYTKDFRKCILLINLLSNLLQMGVTTILGVIGFSFFVSKYHIALAYPKLFQFILIIAFSTALVIFILRKTKLSIKGFSLEKMKTFILKYPKKLIAIGFCLSLLRYLIFSFQFYYLLTIFGIHISYLHAMSIITSMYLLASIIPSIFVFDVLIKGSVAVYLFSFVGVNAFTVLCIVTLMWIFNFVFPSILGSYFVLNFKFPEDDL is encoded by the coding sequence ATGATTTACACGTTGCCATACAAAACTAAACAATTCTTTTTTGTGCTTATTAAAATAAGTACTGTTGTTGCCGCATTTTATTTTATACATCAAAAATTAACCAATAACAACGTTTTAGAATTCTATACTTTTATTGGTTTTTTGAATAAAAATGGTATTTTTTCATTAAAAACCATCATTTTTTTAGCGGTTTTAACTGGTTTTAACTGGTTTTTCGAAATTTTGAAATGGCAAAAATTAGTATCTCCTACCAAAAAAATCACTCTTAAAAATGCCTCCGAACAAAGTTTAGGCGCCTTAACCGCATCCTTGCTTACACCAAACAGAATTGGTGAATATGGTGCCAAAGCCATTTATTATACTAAAGATTTCAGAAAATGCATACTGCTAATCAATCTACTTAGCAATCTTTTACAAATGGGGGTTACTACCATTTTAGGGGTTATTGGATTTAGCTTTTTTGTGTCGAAATACCATATAGCATTAGCTTATCCGAAGCTATTCCAATTCATACTAATTATAGCATTTAGTACCGCTTTGGTGATTTTTATATTACGCAAAACCAAGTTAAGCATCAAAGGGTTTTCATTAGAAAAAATGAAGACATTCATTTTAAAATACCCGAAGAAACTTATAGCTATTGGGTTTTGCTTATCGTTGCTACGGTATCTTATATTTTCATTTCAATTTTACTATTTACTCACTATTTTCGGAATCCACATCTCCTATCTGCATGCTATGAGTATCATCACCTCCATGTATTTATTGGCATCTATAATACCTTCTATTTTTGTCTTTGATGTCCTTATAAAAGGAAGTGTTGCAGTTTACTTATTTAGCTTTGTTGGGGTAAATGCTTTTACCGTTTTATGCATTGTTACCCTGATGTGGATTTTTAATTTTGTATTTCCAAGCATTTTGGGAAGCTATTTTGTATTGAATTTTAAATTTCCTGAAGACGACTTATGA
- a CDS encoding glycosyltransferase family 2 protein has translation MTIISITITILYLLIIGSFAFGFDKVKLFKLENSPSKTKFSVIVPFRNEAKNLPSLIKTIQLLQYPKELFEVIFVDDASEDSSEKTIRDLLKDFDCAQLDTSIIHNERKTNSPKKDAISTAIKHAKYEWIITTDADCILPSYWLESFDEYIQKTRANCIAAPVTYLEKGDFLNRFQLLDMLSLQGATIGGFGINKPFLCNGANFAYKKELFNELHGFEGNTNTASGDDIFLLEKALKKHPKQLHYLKCDHAIVKTQAQPTWETLLSQRVRWAAKTSTYNNWVGKCTGLIVLLMNALIITLLMLTIFSIFNLTIFIYLVIIKFNIDFFLIYKSALFFNQKGILKSFIVGFLVYPFFSVYVAFISIFSSYKWKGRTFKK, from the coding sequence ATGACTATAATTAGCATTACCATTACTATACTTTATTTGCTTATTATAGGAAGTTTTGCTTTTGGATTTGACAAAGTAAAACTTTTTAAACTTGAAAACTCACCTTCTAAAACTAAGTTTTCGGTAATTGTTCCTTTTAGAAACGAAGCCAAAAATTTACCGAGTCTAATAAAAACCATTCAATTATTACAATACCCCAAAGAATTATTTGAAGTTATTTTTGTTGATGATGCTTCGGAAGACTCTTCCGAAAAAACCATAAGAGACCTATTAAAAGATTTCGACTGCGCCCAACTGGATACTTCAATCATTCATAATGAACGAAAAACAAATTCGCCAAAAAAGGATGCTATTTCTACGGCCATTAAGCATGCCAAATACGAATGGATTATCACTACCGACGCCGATTGCATATTACCAAGTTATTGGCTTGAGAGTTTTGATGAATACATTCAAAAAACACGAGCGAATTGCATTGCTGCACCAGTGACTTATCTTGAAAAAGGCGATTTTTTAAATCGGTTTCAATTACTCGATATGTTAAGTCTACAAGGTGCCACCATTGGTGGTTTTGGCATTAACAAACCGTTTTTATGCAATGGCGCTAACTTTGCTTATAAGAAGGAATTATTTAATGAATTACATGGTTTTGAAGGCAATACCAACACAGCAAGTGGCGACGATATTTTTCTACTTGAAAAAGCTTTAAAAAAACACCCTAAACAACTTCATTATTTAAAATGCGACCATGCTATAGTAAAAACCCAAGCGCAACCAACGTGGGAAACATTACTATCACAACGTGTGCGTTGGGCTGCAAAAACCAGTACGTACAACAACTGGGTTGGTAAATGTACGGGGTTGATTGTTTTGCTTATGAATGCGCTTATTATTACATTACTCATGCTCACCATTTTCAGCATTTTTAATTTGACTATTTTTATATACCTAGTCATTATAAAATTCAACATCGATTTCTTTTTAATTTATAAATCGGCATTATTTTTTAACCAAAAAGGTATATTAAAAAGCTTTATTGTTGGGTTTTTAGTGTATCCTTTTTTTAGTGTTTATGTTGCTTTTATTTCGATATTTTCTAGCTATAAGTGGAAAGGGCGCACTTTTAAAAAATAA
- a CDS encoding M56 family metallopeptidase produces MVHYIIQVAAFQLVFLLIYDVLLKRETFFNWNRVYLMGSALISVIIPFIKIDGFKEVVPQKFIINLPEVLIGNATQNNQTNLQLETLITESKPLFEWETILYLGMLLAILGFAFKISKMFWMLARNPKSKHGKLFIVKLQNSNAAFSFFHYIFLGEYLNDNERASILKHEIVHVKEKHTLDLLFFEVLRILFWFNPLVYMYQNRMMTLHEFIADAKAVKNEDKSTYYKNLLTQVFETKNISFINPFFKQSLIKKRIVMLQKSKSKQVHLFKYTVLIPMVFGMLVYTSSIQNLNAQQTNNTDVALNKNSPISELVWAIKRQIQVQGNVSDEEDKGLKFLMKIVKDDSLNPELVNNVKVYANQKNKTQLMEIIVELFNQIQTQGHITSEDEKAIKSLLILTTDGAFDDPFFANELESVEIPFSVIDQVPVFPSCDSLETNDERKACMVKGILDHVSKNFNTKIGKENGLVGTQRINVIFKIDKEGHIVDVRSRAPHSALEAEAIRVIKTLPKMIPGEHKGKKVIVPYSLPIIFQEQDDNPQDKKE; encoded by the coding sequence ATGGTACATTATATTATACAAGTCGCTGCATTTCAATTGGTTTTTTTACTCATTTATGATGTGCTTTTAAAACGTGAGACCTTTTTTAATTGGAACAGGGTTTATTTAATGGGTTCAGCGTTAATTTCGGTAATTATTCCGTTTATTAAAATTGACGGATTTAAAGAGGTCGTGCCTCAAAAGTTTATAATAAATCTTCCGGAAGTTCTTATTGGTAATGCAACGCAAAATAATCAAACGAATTTACAGTTAGAGACATTAATAACCGAGTCAAAACCATTGTTCGAGTGGGAAACCATTTTGTATTTGGGCATGCTGTTAGCAATACTTGGTTTTGCTTTTAAAATTTCAAAAATGTTTTGGATGCTAGCTAGAAATCCTAAAAGTAAACATGGGAAGTTATTCATTGTGAAACTGCAAAACAGTAACGCCGCTTTTTCATTTTTTCACTATATTTTTTTGGGCGAATATTTAAACGACAATGAAAGAGCATCTATTTTAAAACATGAAATCGTTCATGTAAAGGAAAAACACACGCTAGATTTATTGTTTTTTGAAGTGCTGCGTATTCTATTTTGGTTTAACCCTTTAGTGTATATGTATCAAAATAGAATGATGACGCTTCATGAGTTTATAGCCGATGCAAAAGCGGTTAAAAATGAAGATAAATCAACCTACTATAAAAACCTATTGACACAAGTTTTCGAAACTAAAAATATATCATTCATCAATCCATTTTTTAAACAATCATTAATCAAAAAACGAATCGTTATGTTACAAAAATCAAAATCAAAACAAGTTCATTTATTCAAGTACACTGTATTAATTCCAATGGTATTTGGAATGTTGGTGTACACGTCATCTATTCAAAATTTAAACGCACAACAGACAAATAATACTGATGTTGCATTAAATAAAAACAGTCCGATCTCAGAATTGGTTTGGGCAATAAAACGACAAATACAAGTTCAAGGTAATGTTAGTGACGAAGAAGATAAAGGATTAAAATTCCTTATGAAAATAGTAAAAGATGATTCTTTAAACCCGGAATTAGTAAATAACGTAAAAGTGTATGCTAATCAGAAAAACAAAACCCAACTTATGGAAATAATTGTGGAATTGTTTAATCAAATACAAACTCAAGGACATATTACTTCAGAAGATGAAAAAGCCATAAAATCACTGTTGATATTAACTACAGACGGTGCTTTTGACGATCCATTTTTTGCAAATGAATTGGAAAGCGTTGAAATTCCTTTTAGCGTTATAGACCAAGTTCCTGTATTTCCAAGTTGTGACTCATTAGAAACAAATGACGAGCGAAAAGCATGTATGGTAAAAGGTATTCTAGACCATGTAAGCAAAAATTTCAACACCAAAATTGGAAAAGAAAATGGCTTAGTTGGGACTCAACGTATTAATGTCATTTTTAAAATTGATAAAGAAGGTCATATTGTAGATGTGCGTTCTAGGGCACCACACTCTGCATTAGAAGCTGAAGCCATTCGAGTTATTAAAACGTTGCCTAAAATGATTCCAGGCGAACATAAAGGCAAAAAAGTAATTGTACCTTACTCTTTGCCAATAATTTTTCAGGAGCAGGACGATAACCCTCAGGACAAAAAAGAATAA
- a CDS encoding BlaI/MecI/CopY family transcriptional regulator, producing MKQLTKAEEDIMQILWKLKKANVKTIIEEFPEPKPAYNTVSTIVRILENKGFVDYEKEGKGHVYFPLVVKQDYSNQSINKLVDNYFQGSFKSMVSFFMKKNDISLKELESVLKEINKKE from the coding sequence ATGAAACAACTTACAAAAGCAGAAGAGGATATTATGCAAATACTTTGGAAACTAAAAAAAGCGAATGTAAAAACTATAATAGAAGAGTTTCCCGAGCCCAAACCAGCCTATAATACAGTTTCAACCATTGTTAGAATATTAGAAAACAAGGGGTTTGTTGACTATGAGAAAGAAGGAAAAGGACATGTATATTTTCCATTAGTAGTTAAGCAAGATTATAGTAACCAATCTATAAATAAGCTAGTGGATAACTATTTTCAAGGGTCTTTTAAAAGCATGGTTTCTTTTTTTATGAAAAAGAATGATATCAGCCTAAAAGAATTAGAATCTGTTTTAAAGGAAATTAATAAAAAAGAGTAG
- a CDS encoding helix-turn-helix domain-containing protein has product MNQKIKILMIDDHPMIIEGYQNTLLFTKKETQELVIDIANNCDEAIAFMDKSVENGNPYQVLFVDISLPPSTDGLMTSGEDLALYARKVLPKSKIIILTMFNESFRIHNIIKTIDPEGFLIKSDLTSSELASAFQAVLNNPPFYSGTVNSFIRKAITSDIVIDEKNRKILHLLSQGVKTKNLALHLDISLSAVEKRKKQLREIFEVRDGQDETLVNAAKNKGFA; this is encoded by the coding sequence ATGAATCAAAAAATTAAAATATTAATGATTGATGACCACCCAATGATTATTGAAGGTTACCAAAACACATTGCTTTTTACAAAAAAGGAAACACAGGAATTAGTAATAGATATTGCAAATAATTGTGACGAAGCCATTGCGTTTATGGATAAATCCGTAGAAAATGGAAATCCTTATCAGGTGTTGTTTGTTGATATTAGTTTGCCACCATCCACAGATGGGTTAATGACTTCAGGTGAAGATTTGGCGCTATATGCCCGTAAGGTTTTGCCTAAATCAAAGATTATAATCTTAACCATGTTTAATGAATCGTTTAGAATTCATAATATTATCAAAACCATAGATCCGGAAGGATTCTTAATTAAAAGTGATTTAACTTCCAGCGAGCTTGCCAGTGCTTTTCAAGCAGTACTAAACAATCCGCCATTTTATAGTGGTACGGTTAATAGTTTTATAAGAAAAGCTATAACAAGCGATATTGTAATTGATGAAAAAAACAGAAAAATACTTCACTTATTATCGCAAGGTGTGAAAACAAAAAATTTGGCATTGCACTTAGATATTTCTTTAAGTGCAGTTGAAAAACGAAAAAAGCAATTACGAGAAATTTTTGAGGTACGTGATGGACAGGATGAAACACTTGTGAACGCAGCAAAGAATAAAGGATTTGCGTAA
- a CDS encoding tetratricopeptide repeat-containing sensor histidine kinase has protein sequence MKFNFFHIIVILFLNYSFSQQSEDFKKIDSLKRFVLNAKEQDSSSVARNQYTIAEYYRKSTPLTDSAFYYYHNAEKIFRQLNSKYELALTLYGIAAIQKNEKDFIGSEVTSIESLSLFEQLKETDEVITGKSFVYNNLGIVFKELEQYEESIKYFNKSIELKKKIKGDNQYIIDATKNNLANTYKNSLQFNVAIKYYEQILEDRNLIKERPDFYALVLDNYAHALYLSKKHTQLPKLYLRALKISDSVNYRGYNSIIINQHLAEYYNDKGNKELAKYYAYVAKDISEKYHNDDLLKSLLLLSKIEEGEVAAKHLKSYIKLNDSLQKHERTIRNKFARIRFETSQIEQENIQIAKERLWFLIISVVIVIASFLLYLVIRQRNKNKELQFIQEQQATNEEIYNLMLSQNEKVEEARALEKKRISEELHDGVLGRLFGTRLSLDSLNMSTSIEAIKARNQYISELKTIEEDIRKVSHELNTDFVSGPGFIGIIETLVETQAIVYNLTYNLEHDSIINWDEVSNKKKIHIYRIIQESLHNIYKHAGATQVDISFKLKKNVIWLTLIDNGSGFDVGKAKSGIGLKNMNSRIKEIKGVMDITSKKGTGTTVTIQVPIT, from the coding sequence TTGAAATTTAATTTCTTTCATATTATAGTTATACTTTTTTTAAATTATTCCTTTAGTCAACAAAGTGAAGATTTTAAAAAGATTGATTCATTAAAGCGATTTGTATTAAATGCCAAAGAGCAAGACTCTTCTTCAGTTGCTAGAAATCAATATACCATTGCAGAATATTATAGAAAATCGACACCTTTAACCGATAGTGCCTTTTATTATTATCATAATGCTGAAAAAATATTTAGACAGCTAAATTCAAAATATGAACTGGCATTAACGTTATATGGCATTGCAGCTATTCAAAAAAATGAAAAAGATTTCATTGGTAGCGAGGTTACTAGTATTGAATCATTATCATTATTTGAACAATTAAAAGAAACAGACGAAGTTATTACAGGCAAATCATTCGTTTATAATAATTTAGGGATTGTTTTTAAAGAATTGGAGCAATATGAGGAGTCAATAAAATATTTTAATAAGTCAATCGAGTTAAAAAAAAAAATAAAAGGAGATAATCAGTATATTATAGATGCTACTAAAAACAATCTCGCTAATACTTATAAAAATTCTTTACAATTTAATGTAGCTATTAAGTATTATGAACAAATTTTGGAAGACAGAAACTTAATTAAAGAACGTCCAGATTTTTATGCTTTGGTACTAGACAATTATGCACATGCCTTGTATTTATCAAAAAAGCATACACAGCTTCCAAAGTTGTATCTTAGGGCATTAAAAATTAGCGATAGTGTAAATTATAGGGGATATAACTCTATAATTATTAACCAACATTTAGCCGAGTATTATAACGACAAAGGCAATAAAGAGTTAGCCAAATACTATGCCTATGTAGCTAAAGATATTTCTGAGAAGTACCATAACGACGATTTATTAAAATCACTTTTATTACTTTCAAAAATTGAAGAAGGTGAGGTAGCTGCCAAACATTTAAAGTCTTATATAAAACTAAATGATAGTTTGCAAAAACATGAACGTACTATAAGAAATAAATTTGCTAGAATCCGTTTTGAAACCAGTCAAATTGAACAAGAAAATATTCAAATAGCAAAAGAACGGTTGTGGTTTTTGATAATTTCGGTTGTTATAGTTATTGCATCGTTCTTATTATACCTTGTAATTAGACAAAGGAATAAAAATAAAGAATTGCAATTTATACAAGAGCAACAAGCAACAAATGAAGAAATTTATAATTTAATGCTTTCCCAAAATGAAAAGGTTGAAGAAGCAAGAGCTTTAGAGAAAAAACGTATTTCAGAAGAACTGCATGATGGTGTTTTAGGACGTCTATTTGGAACCCGCTTGAGTTTAGATAGCCTAAATATGAGTACTAGCATTGAAGCTATAAAAGCTAGAAACCAATATATAAGTGAGCTTAAAACGATAGAAGAAGATATTAGAAAAGTATCGCACGAGTTAAATACCGATTTTGTTTCTGGTCCTGGGTTTATAGGTATCATTGAAACATTGGTAGAAACACAGGCAATAGTTTATAATTTGACGTATAATTTAGAACATGACAGTATTATTAATTGGGACGAGGTTTCCAATAAAAAGAAGATTCATATTTATAGAATTATTCAGGAATCGTTGCACAATATTTATAAACATGCCGGTGCAACTCAAGTAGATATTAGTTTTAAATTGAAAAAAAATGTAATTTGGCTAACCCTAATTGATAATGGTTCTGGATTTGATGTTGGTAAAGCTAAATCTGGCATAGGCTTAAAAAACATGAATTCTAGAATTAAAGAAATAAAAGGTGTTATGGATATAACATCAAAAAAAGGAACAGGAACAACCGTAACCATACAAGTCCCAATAACCTAA
- a CDS encoding LacI family DNA-binding transcriptional regulator, producing the protein MVTLKQLAKELNVSISTVSKALNNSEEIGEETIKRVKELAELYNYKPNKVALSLKQNKTKTIGVIIPDILNHFLAKVLFGIEREATKYGYNIITCISNESFEQEKESLRLLANGSVDGFILSLSEETQVKNEIEHLRKTIGQGLPIVMFDRVAHDVLCDKVIVDDFDATYNATKSLLLEKRKNIVFISTLDGLSVGKLRERGYKKAILENNTYEPLVLKIKKKDDQQKKIITFFKKNTTIDGVVAADSASGIIAINTAVKLGLKVPKDMSVIGFASKSDACHTIPKLTSIRQHAKEIGASAAQLLINRLQNKSEDIDVKTKIVKTTLVKNNSTL; encoded by the coding sequence ATGGTTACCTTAAAACAATTAGCAAAAGAGTTAAATGTTTCTATATCTACGGTTTCTAAAGCATTAAACAATAGTGAAGAAATTGGTGAAGAAACCATTAAGCGTGTAAAAGAGCTTGCCGAATTGTATAATTATAAACCCAATAAAGTAGCTTTAAGTTTAAAGCAAAATAAAACCAAAACCATTGGGGTTATCATTCCAGATATACTAAACCATTTTTTAGCTAAAGTGCTTTTTGGTATTGAAAGAGAAGCGACTAAGTATGGTTACAACATTATTACTTGTATCTCTAACGAATCTTTCGAGCAGGAAAAAGAGAGCCTTAGGTTATTGGCAAATGGTAGCGTTGATGGATTTATTTTATCGCTGTCAGAAGAAACTCAGGTAAAAAATGAAATAGAGCATTTAAGAAAAACTATTGGTCAGGGTTTGCCTATTGTCATGTTTGATAGGGTGGCTCATGATGTATTATGTGATAAGGTTATAGTAGACGATTTTGACGCCACATATAATGCAACCAAAAGCCTATTATTGGAAAAACGGAAAAATATTGTATTCATAAGTACATTAGATGGTCTAAGTGTAGGTAAATTGCGTGAACGAGGTTATAAAAAAGCCATTTTAGAAAATAATACTTATGAACCTTTGGTTTTAAAGATAAAGAAGAAAGACGATCAGCAAAAAAAAATAATAACATTTTTCAAAAAGAATACAACCATTGATGGTGTTGTAGCTGCCGATAGTGCTTCTGGAATTATAGCTATAAATACCGCAGTTAAATTGGGATTAAAAGTGCCTAAAGATATGTCGGTCATTGGTTTTGCCAGTAAATCAGATGCTTGCCATACAATTCCTAAATTAACATCTATAAGACAACATGCCAAAGAAATTGGTGCCAGTGCTGCACAATTACTAATAAATAGACTTCAAAATAAATCGGAAGATATAGATGTTAAAACAAAAATTGTAAAAACAACCCTAGTAAAAAACAACTCCACTTTGTAG